One genomic region from Vannielia litorea encodes:
- a CDS encoding methyl-accepting chemotaxis protein produces MTRINSIFGSIAAKFAIILVALGAMTTAAIVIGLLVFGALSDGLEAFIEENLPGIEASVDVTARTGEVQGALTDVLLAQEPEALKAAGVELSDGVVALKTAARTLPVAARDEIEPLLAELDVANAAMVRALERRFAEQARVTSLITAFVRLSDQANGALVSMADDAYFELQIGGEETVETVTTTLRGLVEREFAQMVALMEVRGEINLLTGLTLVLADEPDMFIEAILGDLASSSLGQLDAALAKLPPEAVDAEQMGQIREVVAFFRERQELKDYAAPNLRQDVLGRRQSSAAAVNSAIDDMSFALAIRAQEAANGNEAAIRHLMDVQVNRMRLSGEIGIAIKAVLAQALLGVASQDPGTAAGAQATVDGALQHLDDLLEGFDLPEQLVPILDEMHRIVSPDDGVVRARRSMLDSQIAAAQRSAVSGEAIARISEAARLNASHAVTEVVGGSEAILGRTDRARSQFQQIAIAGLVLLLIAPVVTWALILRPMARVTAATERLSRGDLSPVEGFERTGGEIGRMAGALKVFRDGMIEREEMQAAEREREARELERQRKEETEKQIREAEAREAERRREAEERAREAAEAEEREKIRAAAEEERQARAAEQQEVVDRLAAALDQLAAGDLTVAIETEFAGTYESLRQNFNAAVATLEDLITALAGSAGTVRTTSQDISAAAKDLARRTESSAATLEQTSAAVTELSESAGSTAERAKEADRIMQVTRENAVTSQGTVRNAVETMTEVEASSAAISKIVDLIDDIAFQTNLLALNAGVEAARAGEQGRGFAVVAMEVRSLAHRSSDAAKEINDLINSTRDRITRGVSQVGEAGDALDGILELVSSVSEQITAIAGAANEQSSGVREISLAVAQLDRATQDNAAMFEQSAASSQLLTEEARTLFDLSARFRTRDTAAPEGAATESHAAEGCATAPAAPLPQAAAGGDEELGEAEAQAVPFARSA; encoded by the coding sequence GTGACCCGTATCAACTCCATCTTCGGCAGCATCGCGGCGAAATTCGCGATCATCCTCGTGGCGCTGGGCGCGATGACGACCGCGGCCATCGTGATCGGCTTGCTGGTCTTCGGCGCGCTCTCGGACGGGCTGGAGGCCTTCATCGAAGAGAACCTGCCGGGCATCGAGGCCAGTGTGGATGTGACCGCGCGGACAGGCGAAGTGCAGGGTGCGCTGACCGATGTGCTCTTGGCGCAGGAACCCGAGGCGCTGAAGGCCGCGGGGGTGGAGTTGAGTGATGGCGTGGTGGCGCTGAAGACCGCGGCCCGTACATTGCCGGTCGCCGCGCGAGACGAGATCGAGCCGCTGCTTGCCGAGCTGGATGTCGCCAACGCGGCGATGGTGCGCGCGCTGGAGCGGCGCTTTGCCGAGCAGGCGCGGGTGACTTCGCTGATCACCGCCTTCGTCCGCCTGTCCGATCAGGCCAACGGGGCGTTGGTGAGCATGGCGGACGATGCCTATTTCGAGCTGCAGATCGGCGGCGAGGAAACGGTGGAGACGGTCACCACCACCCTCCGCGGCCTTGTCGAGCGTGAGTTCGCGCAGATGGTCGCGCTGATGGAGGTGCGCGGCGAGATCAACCTGTTGACCGGGTTGACGCTGGTGCTGGCGGATGAGCCGGACATGTTCATCGAGGCAATCCTCGGGGATCTGGCCAGCTCGAGCCTTGGCCAACTCGACGCGGCGCTGGCCAAGCTGCCGCCAGAGGCTGTGGATGCAGAGCAGATGGGCCAGATCCGCGAGGTGGTGGCATTCTTCCGCGAGCGACAGGAACTCAAGGACTACGCTGCCCCGAACTTGAGGCAGGATGTTCTCGGGCGTCGGCAATCGAGCGCGGCGGCGGTGAACAGCGCCATCGATGACATGAGCTTTGCCCTCGCCATCCGCGCGCAGGAAGCGGCCAACGGCAATGAGGCGGCGATCCGTCACCTGATGGATGTGCAGGTCAACCGGATGCGGCTCTCTGGCGAGATCGGCATCGCGATCAAGGCGGTGCTGGCGCAGGCGCTTCTGGGGGTGGCCTCGCAGGATCCGGGCACGGCTGCGGGCGCGCAGGCCACCGTGGATGGCGCGCTGCAGCATCTGGACGACCTGCTCGAAGGGTTCGACCTGCCGGAACAGCTTGTGCCCATTCTTGATGAGATGCATCGGATCGTCTCGCCCGACGACGGCGTTGTGCGCGCCCGCCGCAGTATGCTCGATAGCCAGATCGCCGCCGCGCAGCGCTCGGCGGTGTCCGGCGAGGCCATTGCGCGCATTTCCGAGGCGGCCCGCCTCAATGCGAGCCACGCGGTCACCGAAGTGGTCGGCGGGAGCGAGGCGATTCTGGGCCGAACGGATCGCGCCCGCAGCCAGTTTCAGCAGATCGCGATCGCCGGCCTCGTTCTGCTGCTCATCGCGCCGGTGGTGACATGGGCGCTCATCCTCCGCCCGATGGCGCGGGTCACGGCAGCGACCGAACGGCTCTCCCGCGGCGACCTGTCGCCGGTGGAGGGCTTCGAGCGAACCGGCGGCGAGATCGGCCGGATGGCAGGCGCCTTGAAGGTGTTCCGCGACGGGATGATCGAGCGTGAGGAGATGCAGGCGGCCGAGCGTGAGCGCGAGGCACGTGAACTGGAGCGCCAGCGCAAGGAAGAGACGGAGAAGCAGATCCGCGAGGCGGAGGCCCGCGAGGCCGAGCGCCGCCGCGAGGCGGAGGAACGCGCGCGCGAGGCCGCCGAGGCGGAAGAGCGCGAGAAGATCCGCGCGGCGGCGGAGGAAGAGCGCCAAGCCCGGGCCGCCGAGCAGCAAGAGGTCGTCGACCGCCTTGCCGCTGCCCTCGACCAGCTTGCCGCCGGCGACCTGACCGTGGCGATCGAGACCGAATTCGCAGGCACCTACGAGAGCCTGCGCCAGAATTTCAACGCCGCGGTGGCAACACTTGAAGACCTCATCACCGCGCTGGCCGGCAGCGCGGGCACGGTCCGGACCACCTCGCAGGATATCAGCGCGGCCGCGAAAGACCTGGCCCGCCGGACCGAGAGCAGTGCCGCGACCCTCGAGCAGACCTCTGCTGCGGTGACGGAGCTGAGCGAGAGCGCTGGCTCCACTGCCGAGCGCGCGAAGGAGGCGGACCGGATCATGCAGGTCACCCGCGAGAACGCGGTGACCAGCCAGGGCACGGTGCGCAATGCGGTCGAGACGATGACGGAGGTGGAGGCCTCCTCGGCGGCGATTTCCAAGATCGTCGACCTGATTGACGACATTGCCTTTCAGACCAACCTGCTTGCGCTCAATGCGGGCGTCGAGGCGGCGCGCGCGGGCGAGCAAGGCCGGGGCTTTGCTGTGGTCGCGATGGAAGTTCGCTCGCTGGCCCATCGGTCCTCCGATGCCGCCAAGGAGATCAACGATCTCATCAATTCCACCCGCGACCGGATCACCCGGGGGGTGTCGCAGGTGGGTGAGGCGGGCGATGCGCTGGATGGCATCCTCGAACTGGTCAGCTCGGTTTCGGAGCAGATCACTGCGATTGCAGGGGCGGCCAACGAGCAGTCTTCGGGCGTGCGCGAGATCAGCCTCGCCGTGGCCCAGCTTGACCGGGCCACGCAGGACAACGCGGCGATGTTCGAGCAATCCGCTGCCTCCAGCCAATTGCTGACCGAGGAAGCCAGAACGTTGTTCGACCTCTCGGCGCGGTTCCGCACACGCGACACCGCCGCGCCGGAAGGCGCGGCCACCGAGAGCCACGCGGCCGAAGGCTGCGCCACGGCGCCTGCGGCGCCTCTGCCCCAAGCCGCCGCAGGCGGCGATGAGGAACTCGGCGAAGCCGAGGCACAGGCCGTGCCATTCGCGCGGAGCGCCTAA